One part of the Phragmites australis chromosome 3, lpPhrAust1.1, whole genome shotgun sequence genome encodes these proteins:
- the LOC133910748 gene encoding probable galacturonosyltransferase-like 1 has translation MLSPSAIGSAASVELMDTVRASFPSLAFRVTSIRSALDRPLNYARSYLAPMLSSCVRHVVYLDSDVILTNNIAVLAATLLPGEAAVAAPEYCCTSFTAYFTPGF, from the exons ATGTTGTCGCCCTCCGCCATAGGGTCCGCGGCGTCGGTGGAACTAATGGACACCGTCCGCGCATCGTTCCCGTCGCTGGCGTTCCGAGT CACCTCCATCCGCAGCGCGCTCGACCGGCCGCTCAACTACGCGCGGTCCTATCTTGCCCCCATGTTGTCGTCGTGCGTGCGTCATGTCGTGTACCTCGACTCCGACGTCATCCTCACCAACAACATCGCGGTGCTCGCGGCGACCCTGCTCCCGGGGGAGGCAGCCGTGGCAGCGCCTGAGTACTGTTGCACCAGCTTCACTGCCTACTTCACACCGGGGTTCTAG